The following coding sequences lie in one Thermosulfuriphilus ammonigenes genomic window:
- a CDS encoding 50S ribosomal protein L25/general stress protein Ctc, which translates to MKQVEMTVQVREKTGKEVARKLRRQGLLPAIIYGRETENIPLAVEANELKKILFRHRGEQLIFNLNLKNNGSESRKMAIVKEIQAHPVTDEPLHVDFYEVSLEREIEVEVPVEIVGKAKGMERGGILEVITRELTISCLPMAIPNSIKIDVSSLDIGDSFHVEDLPAMEGIRVLDPPKTTILTIVSPEEEEEAPTEEALETEVIAKGKKKEESE; encoded by the coding sequence ATGAAGCAGGTAGAAATGACGGTTCAGGTAAGAGAGAAGACGGGTAAGGAGGTGGCCCGCAAGCTCCGACGCCAGGGGCTTTTGCCGGCTATCATCTATGGCCGCGAGACAGAAAATATCCCTCTGGCGGTGGAAGCCAACGAGTTAAAAAAGATCCTCTTCCGCCACCGGGGAGAACAGCTCATATTCAATCTCAACCTTAAAAACAACGGTTCGGAAAGCCGGAAGATGGCCATCGTCAAGGAGATCCAGGCCCATCCGGTAACCGATGAGCCCCTTCACGTGGACTTCTATGAGGTCTCCCTGGAGCGCGAAATCGAGGTGGAGGTTCCGGTTGAGATAGTGGGTAAGGCCAAGGGTATGGAACGGGGAGGAATTCTGGAGGTCATCACCCGAGAGCTGACCATCTCCTGTCTCCCTATGGCCATCCCCAATAGCATCAAGATAGATGTGAGCAGTCTTGATATCGGTGATTCCTTCCACGTGGAAGATCTCCCAGCCATGGAGGGAATCCGGGTTCTTGATCCTCCCAAAACAACCATTCTGACCATTGTCTCTCCGGAGGAAGAAGAGGAGGCCCCGACTGAGGAGGCCCTGGAGACAGAGGTCATCGCCAAGGGCAAAAAGAAGGAAGAATCAGAATAG